CGCTGAATATTGAGGTCAAGCACGTGCTCAGCTATGATGCAGCGGAACCGCCTTCAAATTCTTCTGCGGGAACAATTTCCGTTGAAATGAACCAGTCCATGATCCTTCTGCCACAGGATCCGATGCAGCCAAGACTCTGTGATCAGCGAGTCGGATTTTTCAGTGTGAACATGATTGACTATGGTCGAGACGCGCAGAAGGCGGAGGAGAGGTGCTACATTACACGCTGGAGGCTCGAGCCCAAAGACCCTGAAGCGTATGCGCGGGGTGAATTGAGCGAGCCCATTAAGCCGATTGTCTATTACATCGATCCCGCCACGCCAATGAAGTGGAGACCTTACCTGAAGCAGGGTGTGGATGACTGGAACGTGGCTTTTGAGGCTGCAGGGTTCAAGAATGCGATCATGGCCAAGGATCCACCCAGTGAGGAAGAAGATCCCGAGTTCAGCCCCGAGGATGTCCGCTATTCTGTGATCCGTTACTTCTCCTCTGACATACAGAATGCATTTGGTCCTCATGTCCATGATCCACGCACCGGCGAGATCCTGGAAAGTGACATCGGGTGGTATCATAATGTGATGAACCTGCTTCGGAACTGGTTCTTTGTGCAGACTGCTGCGGTCAATCCCGATGCGCGTTCCGTCAAATTCAGAGATGAAGTGATGGGGCGTTTGGTTCGTTTTGTGTCTGCACATGAGGTCGGGCACACGATTGGGCTGCCTCACAATTGGGGCTCAAGTGCTGCCTATCCTGTAGATTCCTTGCGGTCACCTACATTCACAGATACCCACGGAACGGCTCCTTCCATCATGGATTATGCCCGATTCAACTATGTTGCACAACCGGGTGATGGGGTGACAAATCTCATGCCGGATGTGGCGACCTACGATAAGTGGTCGGTGAAGTGGGGATATACGGTGTTTCCAGATGCAGAGTCAGCAGATGATGAGCGCGAAACCTTGAATGCGTGGGTTGTTGAACGTGCAGGGGATCCACTTTACTTCTATGGACGCCAGGGGCCGCGCGTAGATCCGCGGTCGCAGAACGAAGACTTGGGAGATGATGCCGTCAAGGCAAGTGACTATGGAGTTGCAAACCTGAAGGTGATCCTGAATGAGTTGATTGACTGGACGGCAGAGGATGCGAAAGACTATGGGGATTTGAATGAGCTTTACGGTCAGATCGCATCCCAGTGGAACCGCTACATCGGCCATGTGGCTGCGAATGTAGGCGGACACCATGAGAATTTCAAAACCTATGATCAGGATGGTGTGGTCTATACGCCTGTGCCAGTTGAGGTTCAGCGCGATGCCATGGACTGGCTCTCAAGGCAAGCATTTGCAACCCCAACCTGGATCCTGAATAGTGACATCCTGCGCCGGATTGAGGGAGTTGGAGCGATGGATCGTGTTCGTCGTTATCAGGTCGGTACTGTGAACACACTTCTGAATCCAATCCGCATTGGACGGCTCATGGAGACCGAAGCGTTGGCGAATGGGGAGGATGTCTACACATTCTCAGAACTCTTGAGTGACTTGCGTGACGGGATCTGGACAGAGCTGCCAAGGGCTTCGGCGATTGGTCCATTTCGGCGTAATCTGCAGAGAGGACATCTGGAGCGTCTTGAGTATCTGATGACTCAGGAAGCTGCACCGGTTCCATCTTTCTTTGCCAGCTTTGGGATGGCACCTGTCGATGTGAGTCAGTCGGACATCCGTGCGTATGTGCGAGGCGAGCTCAAGTCATTGAAGACTGCGGTTGATCGAGCAGCTAGGCGGACTGGTGACCGGATGACACGACTCCACCTAGAAGATGTCAGTGCCCGCATTGAAGATATTCTGGACGGCGAAGACTAGGTTTTTAAA
The nucleotide sequence above comes from Rhodothermaceae bacterium. Encoded proteins:
- a CDS encoding zinc-dependent metalloprotease, whose product is MRFLRGLLFPLIALMLIAGCSSMRQSAPTVADKPAQPESKEDDSKKYSDVITEDAVTDEGLFKVHQIEEKLYFEIPDSLLDVEMLLVTRQAATMNNMGYGGMKTNTQVLRWQKQSEKIMLRIVSYENVADEDDPIYNAVRNSNFEPILRSFDVETLNDDSTAKVIEVTDLFTSDVPSLGLPSFRREQYRVRRLDSDRTYIVSAKSYPLNIEVKHVLSYDAAEPPSNSSAGTISVEMNQSMILLPQDPMQPRLCDQRVGFFSVNMIDYGRDAQKAEERCYITRWRLEPKDPEAYARGELSEPIKPIVYYIDPATPMKWRPYLKQGVDDWNVAFEAAGFKNAIMAKDPPSEEEDPEFSPEDVRYSVIRYFSSDIQNAFGPHVHDPRTGEILESDIGWYHNVMNLLRNWFFVQTAAVNPDARSVKFRDEVMGRLVRFVSAHEVGHTIGLPHNWGSSAAYPVDSLRSPTFTDTHGTAPSIMDYARFNYVAQPGDGVTNLMPDVATYDKWSVKWGYTVFPDAESADDERETLNAWVVERAGDPLYFYGRQGPRVDPRSQNEDLGDDAVKASDYGVANLKVILNELIDWTAEDAKDYGDLNELYGQIASQWNRYIGHVAANVGGHHENFKTYDQDGVVYTPVPVEVQRDAMDWLSRQAFATPTWILNSDILRRIEGVGAMDRVRRYQVGTVNTLLNPIRIGRLMETEALANGEDVYTFSELLSDLRDGIWTELPRASAIGPFRRNLQRGHLERLEYLMTQEAAPVPSFFASFGMAPVDVSQSDIRAYVRGELKSLKTAVDRAARRTGDRMTRLHLEDVSARIEDILDGED